From Methylobacterium radiodurans, a single genomic window includes:
- the carA gene encoding glutamine-hydrolyzing carbamoyl-phosphate synthase small subunit, translated as MLQDEGAAAHAKATPEPWAEPVATALLVLADGTVLEGFGIGQTGVADGEVCFNTAMTGYQEILTDPSYAGQIVTFTFPHIGNVGTNDEDLESLDAAPASGVRGAVIASAVTRPSSWRSSSHLDGWLKARGIVGITGIDTRALTARIRDQGMPNAVIANDPQGNFDREALKARAAALAPMEGLDLVPPVTSRAHAAWTETTWAVNGGYGSRQQGEGLRVVAIDYGVKRNILRLLAEAGCDVTVVPATTTAEEIMALQPDGVFLSNGPGDPAATGEYAVPVIRQLLDEKVPTFGICLGHQLMGLALGGRTVKMGQGHHGANHPVKDKTTGKVEIVSMNHGFAVDPGSLPGNAVETHVSLFDGSNCGLTLTDRPAFSVQHHPEASPGPRDSHYLFERFVALMRSGKPETANKADPA; from the coding sequence ATGCTGCAAGACGAAGGCGCCGCCGCGCACGCCAAAGCCACGCCCGAGCCCTGGGCCGAGCCCGTCGCCACCGCGCTCCTGGTGCTGGCGGACGGCACAGTGCTGGAGGGCTTCGGCATTGGACAGACCGGCGTGGCCGACGGCGAGGTCTGCTTCAACACCGCCATGACGGGCTACCAGGAGATCCTGACCGATCCTTCCTACGCGGGCCAGATCGTCACCTTCACCTTCCCGCACATCGGCAACGTCGGCACCAACGACGAGGATCTCGAGAGCCTCGACGCCGCCCCGGCCTCGGGCGTGCGCGGCGCGGTGATCGCCTCGGCCGTGACGCGGCCGTCGAGCTGGCGCTCGTCGAGCCATCTGGACGGCTGGCTGAAGGCCCGCGGCATCGTCGGCATCACCGGCATCGACACCCGCGCGCTCACCGCCCGCATCCGCGACCAGGGCATGCCGAACGCGGTGATCGCCAACGACCCGCAGGGCAATTTCGACCGCGAGGCCCTGAAGGCCCGCGCCGCCGCGCTCGCCCCGATGGAGGGCCTCGACCTCGTGCCACCGGTGACCAGCCGCGCGCACGCGGCCTGGACCGAGACCACCTGGGCGGTCAACGGCGGCTACGGCAGCCGCCAGCAGGGCGAGGGCCTGCGCGTCGTGGCGATCGATTACGGCGTGAAGCGCAACATCCTGCGGCTGCTGGCCGAGGCTGGCTGCGACGTCACGGTGGTGCCCGCCACCACGACCGCCGAGGAGATCATGGCGCTCCAGCCCGACGGCGTGTTCCTGTCGAACGGCCCGGGCGACCCGGCCGCGACCGGCGAGTACGCCGTACCGGTGATCCGGCAGCTGCTCGACGAGAAGGTGCCGACCTTCGGAATCTGCCTCGGCCACCAGCTGATGGGCCTCGCGCTCGGCGGGCGCACCGTGAAGATGGGCCAGGGCCATCACGGCGCGAACCATCCGGTGAAGGACAAGACCACCGGCAAGGTCGAGATCGTCTCGATGAACCACGGCTTCGCGGTCGATCCCGGCAGCCTGCCGGGGAATGCCGTCGAGACGCACGTCTCGCTCTTCGACGGCTCGAATTGCGGCCTCACGCTGACGGACCGGCCGGCATTCTCGGTGCAGCATCACCCGGAGGCCTCGCCGGGCCCGCGCGACAGCCACTACCTGTTCGAGCGCTTCGTCGCGCTGATGCGCTCGGGCAAGCCGGAGACCGCCAATAAGGCCGATCCGGCCTGA
- a CDS encoding ABC transporter ATP-binding protein: MDGSRHGSAGTVDATATPRQAAVRLDDVTIAFTLKGGKKGAQRYVAVEGIDLAVAPGAFVAVVGPTGSGKSTILNAAAGLLKPAAGRVDIFGEPLAGLNGRAGYLFQADALMPWKTALDNVAVALEPQGVRRAEALERARAWLGRVGLATFTDRYPHMLSGGQRKRVALAQMLIRDPEILLMDEPFGPLDAQTRQIMGNLLLDLWAQNRKAVIFVTHDLEEAIALSDRVIVLSAGPAARIVGDFPVPLPRPRDISEIRLEPRFHDLYREIWSCLRVEVSRAYASGPA, translated from the coding sequence ATGGACGGCAGCCGGCACGGCTCGGCCGGGACGGTGGACGCGACGGCGACGCCTCGGCAGGCGGCCGTGCGCCTCGACGACGTCACCATCGCGTTCACCCTGAAGGGCGGCAAGAAGGGCGCTCAGCGCTACGTCGCGGTGGAGGGCATCGACCTCGCGGTCGCGCCCGGCGCGTTCGTCGCCGTGGTCGGGCCCACGGGCTCGGGCAAGTCCACGATCCTCAACGCTGCCGCGGGGCTCCTGAAGCCCGCCGCCGGCCGGGTCGACATCTTCGGAGAGCCGCTCGCCGGGTTGAACGGCCGGGCCGGCTACCTCTTCCAGGCCGACGCGCTGATGCCCTGGAAGACGGCGCTCGACAACGTCGCGGTCGCCCTCGAACCGCAGGGCGTGCGCCGGGCCGAGGCGCTGGAGCGGGCGCGCGCCTGGCTCGGCCGGGTCGGGCTCGCGACCTTCACCGACCGCTACCCCCACATGCTCTCGGGCGGCCAGCGCAAGCGCGTGGCGCTCGCCCAGATGCTGATCCGCGATCCCGAGATCCTGCTGATGGACGAGCCATTTGGGCCGCTCGACGCGCAGACCCGCCAGATCATGGGCAACCTGCTCCTCGACCTCTGGGCGCAGAATCGCAAGGCGGTGATCTTCGTGACTCACGACCTCGAGGAGGCGATCGCCCTCTCCGACCGGGTGATCGTGCTCTCGGCCGGCCCCGCCGCGCGCATCGTCGGCGACTTCCCCGTGCCGCTCCCCCGGCCCCGCGACATCAGCGAGATCCGGCTGGAGCCCCGATTCCACGATCTCTATCGCGAGATCTGGTCCTGCCTGCGGGTCGAGGTCTCGCGCGCCTATGCCAGCGGCCCGGCCTGA
- a CDS encoding NAD(P)H-dependent flavin oxidoreductase, translating into MSDPRHAFCERFGLEHPVIQAPMIGPKPALAVVVSAAGGLGSIACAAMSPDQIRAEVAALRARTDRPFNLNFFAHRRAAPDPEREAAWAARLAPAYAALGLDPAAVAPGPERAPFDSAMAEIVTELRPPVVSFHFGLPEPDLLARVRAAGCRVLGCATTVAEARWLAEHRVDAVIAQGVEAGGHRGMFLTDDLAGQVGTLALVPQVVDAVDLPVIAAGGIADARGSAAAFALGASAVQVGTAYLACEAAGLSPVHARALAEAGDADTALTTVFTGRPARGIRNRAMRELGPIAPDAPAFPRAAVALQPLRAAAEAGGSGDFTPLWAGQGAALARIRDAAALTRVLAEGANRLR; encoded by the coding sequence ATGAGCGATCCGCGTCACGCGTTCTGTGAGCGCTTCGGCCTGGAGCACCCGGTGATCCAGGCTCCGATGATCGGGCCGAAGCCGGCGCTCGCCGTCGTGGTGAGCGCGGCCGGCGGGCTCGGCTCGATCGCCTGCGCGGCGATGAGCCCGGATCAGATCCGCGCCGAGGTCGCGGCTTTGCGGGCGCGGACCGACCGGCCGTTCAACCTCAACTTCTTCGCGCACCGCCGCGCCGCGCCGGATCCCGAGCGGGAAGCAGCGTGGGCTGCCCGCCTCGCCCCGGCCTACGCCGCGCTCGGGCTCGATCCGGCGGCGGTCGCGCCAGGGCCGGAGCGCGCGCCGTTCGATTCAGCCATGGCCGAGATCGTGACGGAGTTGCGCCCGCCGGTGGTCAGCTTCCATTTCGGGCTCCCCGAGCCGGACCTCCTGGCCCGGGTGCGGGCCGCGGGCTGCCGCGTCCTGGGCTGCGCCACCACGGTCGCCGAGGCGCGCTGGCTCGCCGAACACCGGGTCGATGCCGTCATCGCGCAGGGCGTGGAGGCCGGCGGTCACCGCGGCATGTTCCTGACGGACGACCTCGCCGGCCAAGTCGGCACGCTCGCCCTGGTGCCGCAGGTCGTGGACGCCGTGGACCTGCCGGTGATCGCGGCGGGCGGCATCGCGGATGCCCGTGGCTCGGCCGCCGCGTTCGCGCTCGGAGCATCCGCGGTGCAGGTCGGCACCGCCTACCTCGCCTGCGAGGCGGCCGGGCTGTCGCCGGTCCACGCCCGCGCGCTAGCGGAAGCGGGCGACGCCGACACGGCGCTCACCACGGTCTTCACAGGCCGTCCCGCCCGCGGCATCCGCAACCGGGCGATGCGGGAGCTCGGACCGATCGCACCCGATGCGCCTGCCTTCCCGCGGGCGGCCGTCGCGCTGCAGCCGCTGCGCGCGGCGGCCGAGGCCGGGGGCTCGGGCGACTTCACGCCGCTCTGGGCCGGCCAGGGCGCGGCGCTGGCCAGGATCCGGGACGCCGCCGCCCTCACCCGCGTGCTCGCCGAGGGCGCGAACCGGCTGCGCTGA
- a CDS encoding ABC transporter substrate-binding protein, protein MQRRSFLLGAAAVLGLGHTARADVVKVRIGVGGKPLLYYLPLTIAERKGFFKEEGIDAEINDFGGGARSLQALIGGSVDVVTGAYEHTLRMQAKGQDVRAVCELGRLPAIVIGVRKDLVDTIKSVADLKGRKIGVTAPGSSTALAVQYAMIKAGLKATDAPLIGIGGGAGAIAAMKKGEIDAVSHLDPVIAKLEADGDIKVLVDTRTDEGTRLLFGGPNPAAVVYTKQDWIERHAMGTQKVVNAFGKALKWLATASPEEIADLVPPAYHFGDRALYVQAVKNSLATYSRTGIPSRDGMSSVLELVRTLDPELQGAQIDLGKTFEDRFVKRAME, encoded by the coding sequence ATGCAACGCCGCAGCTTCCTCCTCGGCGCCGCAGCAGTGCTGGGCCTCGGTCACACCGCCCGCGCCGACGTGGTGAAGGTCCGCATCGGCGTCGGCGGCAAGCCCCTGCTCTACTACCTGCCGCTGACGATCGCCGAGCGGAAGGGCTTCTTCAAGGAAGAGGGGATCGACGCCGAGATCAACGATTTCGGCGGCGGCGCCCGCTCGCTCCAGGCGCTGATCGGCGGCTCGGTCGACGTGGTCACGGGCGCCTACGAGCACACGCTGCGCATGCAGGCCAAGGGGCAGGACGTGCGGGCCGTGTGCGAGCTCGGCCGGCTGCCCGCCATCGTCATCGGCGTGCGCAAGGACCTCGTCGACACGATCAAGAGCGTGGCCGACCTCAAGGGCCGCAAGATCGGCGTGACGGCGCCGGGCTCCTCGACCGCGCTCGCGGTGCAGTACGCCATGATCAAGGCCGGGCTGAAGGCCACCGACGCGCCCCTCATCGGCATCGGCGGCGGGGCCGGCGCCATCGCGGCGATGAAGAAGGGCGAGATCGACGCGGTCTCGCATCTCGATCCCGTCATCGCGAAGCTGGAGGCGGACGGCGACATCAAGGTTCTGGTCGATACCCGCACCGACGAGGGCACGCGCCTGCTCTTCGGCGGCCCGAACCCGGCCGCGGTCGTCTACACCAAGCAAGACTGGATCGAGCGCCACGCGATGGGCACCCAGAAGGTGGTGAACGCTTTCGGCAAGGCGTTGAAGTGGCTCGCCACCGCGAGCCCCGAGGAGATCGCCGACCTCGTGCCGCCGGCCTACCATTTCGGCGACCGGGCGCTCTATGTGCAGGCGGTGAAGAACTCTCTGGCGACCTACTCACGCACCGGCATCCCGAGCCGAGACGGCATGAGCAGCGTGCTGGAACTGGTCCGCACCCTCGACCCCGAATTGCAGGGCGCGCAGATCGACCTCGGCAAGACCTTCGAGGACCGTTTCGTCAAGCGCGCGATGGAGTAG
- the flgH gene encoding flagellar basal body L-ring protein FlgH: MTRLVTRSALRLPLLALACAGLGACNTADRLSQIGAQPALSAIEDPTSQPGYKPVRMPMPDVQPVSYAPNSLWRTGSRAFFKDQRAARIGDLVTVKVNVTDRANLNNETKRSRSNSEGFGLPNAFGLEKNAGVAAAGIAADKLLNATSNTSSDGAGSVQRAETVTTNIAAVVTQVLPNGNLVVEGKQEIRVNFEVRELIVAGVVRPEDIESDNTIDSAKIAQARIAYGGRGQITDVQQPRYGQQVIDVLLPF, encoded by the coding sequence ATGACCCGCCTGGTGACCCGCTCCGCCCTGCGCCTCCCGCTCCTCGCGCTCGCCTGCGCCGGGCTCGGCGCCTGCAACACCGCCGACCGACTCTCTCAGATCGGCGCGCAGCCGGCTCTGTCCGCGATCGAGGACCCGACGAGCCAGCCCGGTTACAAGCCGGTGCGGATGCCGATGCCCGACGTGCAGCCGGTCTCCTACGCGCCGAACTCCCTCTGGCGCACCGGCTCGCGCGCCTTCTTCAAGGACCAGCGCGCCGCCCGCATCGGCGACCTCGTCACCGTGAAGGTGAACGTCACCGACCGGGCGAATCTCAACAACGAGACCAAGCGCTCGCGCTCGAACAGCGAGGGCTTCGGCCTGCCGAACGCCTTCGGCTTGGAGAAGAACGCGGGCGTGGCCGCGGCCGGCATCGCAGCCGACAAGCTGCTCAACGCCACCTCCAACACGTCGAGCGACGGCGCCGGCTCAGTGCAGCGGGCCGAGACGGTCACCACCAACATCGCGGCGGTGGTCACGCAGGTGCTGCCGAACGGCAACCTCGTGGTCGAGGGCAAGCAGGAGATACGGGTCAATTTCGAGGTGCGCGAGCTGATCGTGGCGGGCGTGGTGCGGCCGGAGGACATCGAGTCCGACAACACCATCGACTCGGCCAAGATCGCCCAGGCCCGCATCGCCTATGGCGGCCGCGGCCAGATCACCGACGTGCAGCAGCCCCGCTACGGCCAGCAGGTGATCGACGTGCTGCTGCCGTTCTGA
- a CDS encoding GatB/YqeY domain-containing protein: MLRARFTAEMKEAMKAGEKDKLATIRMIQAALKDKDIAARGLGKEAVSDEEILALLQKMIKQRTESAGVYEQGGRPELAANERAEIAVIQGFLPQQMDEAETKAAIEAAISETGAAGPKDMGKVIGALKGKFAGRMDFGKASGLVKDALAAKG; the protein is encoded by the coding sequence ATGCTGCGCGCGCGCTTCACCGCCGAGATGAAGGAGGCCATGAAGGCCGGCGAGAAGGACAAGCTCGCCACGATTCGGATGATCCAGGCGGCGCTCAAGGACAAGGACATCGCGGCGCGCGGCCTGGGCAAGGAGGCGGTCTCCGACGAGGAGATCCTGGCGCTCCTGCAGAAGATGATCAAGCAGCGCACCGAATCGGCCGGCGTCTACGAGCAGGGCGGGCGTCCGGAACTCGCCGCGAACGAGCGCGCCGAGATCGCCGTGATCCAGGGGTTCCTGCCCCAGCAGATGGACGAGGCCGAGACCAAGGCCGCGATCGAAGCAGCGATCAGTGAGACGGGCGCCGCCGGTCCGAAGGACATGGGCAAGGTGATCGGCGCCCTGAAGGGCAAGTTCGCCGGCCGGATGGATTTCGGCAAGGCCAGCGGCCTCGTGAAGGACGCGCTCGCCGCCAAGGGCTGA
- the flgA gene encoding flagellar basal body P-ring formation chaperone FlgA: MRFAVVLRAGLAFAALAMVGVYALPALADAPMRLRGDVTARGDVLTLGDLVENAPEAAAARPLFRAPALGATGTIQARRIIDAAATAGLGPVETGGRVQVSVQRAARRVTPAEIEAALKRGLETGFALDAKMLNVRLDGEAPVLLAPTDLDGQVAALDLTYEPRTRRFAALISLGERQASLRVTGVAVELREVAILTRAVTRGERLSDTDFALERRPREGAPQDALAQPAIGEVAQRALGAGTVLRTGDTAPPELVARGEMVTILYEAPGITLSMRGIASEPGRLGAVVTVVNAVSKKVLQAIVVGQGRVSVGPAAPQRQASAALPGPTALR; encoded by the coding sequence ATGCGCTTCGCCGTGGTCCTGCGCGCCGGGCTCGCCTTCGCGGCCCTCGCGATGGTCGGGGTCTACGCGCTGCCGGCGCTCGCCGACGCGCCGATGCGCCTGCGTGGCGACGTGACCGCCCGCGGGGACGTGCTCACCCTCGGCGACCTCGTGGAGAACGCTCCCGAGGCGGCGGCGGCGCGCCCGCTCTTCCGCGCGCCAGCTCTGGGCGCCACCGGAACCATCCAGGCCCGGCGCATCATCGACGCCGCCGCCACGGCCGGGCTCGGGCCGGTGGAGACCGGCGGCCGGGTGCAGGTCAGCGTGCAGCGCGCCGCCCGTCGCGTGACGCCGGCCGAGATCGAGGCGGCGCTGAAGCGCGGCCTGGAGACCGGCTTCGCCCTCGACGCGAAGATGCTCAACGTGCGCCTCGACGGCGAGGCGCCGGTGCTGCTGGCGCCGACCGACCTCGACGGGCAGGTCGCGGCGCTGGACCTCACATACGAACCGCGCACCCGCCGGTTCGCGGCGCTGATCAGCCTCGGCGAGCGCCAGGCGAGCCTGCGGGTGACCGGTGTCGCCGTCGAGCTGCGCGAGGTCGCGATCCTCACCCGGGCGGTGACGCGCGGCGAGCGCCTCTCGGATACGGATTTCGCGCTGGAGCGCCGGCCGCGCGAGGGCGCGCCGCAGGACGCACTCGCCCAGCCGGCCATCGGCGAGGTGGCGCAGCGCGCGCTCGGCGCCGGCACGGTCCTGCGCACGGGCGACACGGCGCCGCCCGAACTCGTCGCCCGCGGCGAGATGGTGACGATCCTCTACGAGGCGCCCGGCATCACGCTCTCCATGCGCGGCATCGCGAGTGAGCCCGGCCGGCTCGGCGCCGTCGTCACCGTCGTCAACGCGGTCTCCAAGAAGGTGCTGCAGGCGATCGTCGTGGGCCAGGGGCGCGTCTCGGTCGGTCCGGCCGCGCCGCAGCGTCAGGCCAGCGCCGCCCTGCCCGGCCCCACCGCCCTCCGCTGA
- the fliL gene encoding flagellar basal body-associated protein FliL, translated as MAKKPKKAPAAEGEAGAAEAPKSRKKLFIAAGAAALLVLGGGGAFVMKKRGAEAQAAHADEQKPVVFLDMREMMLNLSSEAGSGQERAKYAKLRITLELKDAKVEGEVKPLMPRVEDTLQVYMRELRPSDLSGSVGLYRLREELLRRVNVAIYPAKVEAVLFKDVIIQ; from the coding sequence ATGGCCAAGAAGCCCAAGAAGGCGCCCGCCGCGGAGGGCGAGGCCGGCGCGGCCGAGGCCCCGAAGAGCCGTAAGAAGCTCTTCATCGCGGCCGGCGCCGCGGCGCTCCTCGTGCTGGGCGGGGGCGGTGCCTTCGTGATGAAGAAGCGCGGCGCCGAGGCGCAGGCGGCGCACGCCGACGAGCAGAAGCCCGTCGTCTTTCTCGACATGCGCGAGATGATGCTGAACCTCTCGTCCGAGGCCGGCTCCGGCCAGGAGCGGGCGAAGTACGCCAAGCTCCGCATCACGCTCGAATTGAAGGACGCCAAGGTCGAGGGCGAGGTGAAGCCCCTGATGCCGCGCGTGGAGGACACCCTGCAGGTCTACATGCGGGAGCTTCGTCCGAGCGACCTCTCGGGCTCCGTGGGCCTCTACCGGCTGCGCGAGGAATTGCTGCGCCGGGTCAACGTGGCGATCTACCCGGCCAAGGTCGAGGCCGTGCTCTTCAAGGACGTGATCATCCAGTAG
- the flgF gene encoding flagellar basal-body rod protein FlgF produces MQNALFVGVSSQAALQRQLDVIANNMANVSTTGFKSRDTRFQEYLMPVASADSFTGSDRRVSYVIDQGTVLNLSQGAIEQTGNPLNVAIRGEAFLAVQTPQGERYTRNGALEINAQGQIVTSDGNPVLGEGGPIAINAQETGLTIGADGTVSTNFGVRGKLRLVTFANPQRLTSEGGNLYASIAAPRPAGLEARLEPGALERSNVRPVVEMTRLMDLNRTYATVSSMITRLDDLRGTAIRRLADVA; encoded by the coding sequence ATGCAGAACGCTCTCTTCGTCGGTGTGTCGAGCCAGGCCGCGCTCCAGCGCCAGCTCGACGTCATCGCCAACAACATGGCGAACGTCTCGACCACGGGCTTCAAGTCCCGGGACACCCGCTTCCAGGAATACTTGATGCCGGTGGCGAGCGCCGACAGCTTCACGGGCTCGGACCGGCGCGTCTCCTACGTGATCGACCAGGGCACCGTGCTCAACCTCTCGCAGGGGGCGATCGAGCAGACGGGCAACCCGCTCAACGTGGCGATCCGCGGCGAGGCCTTCCTGGCGGTGCAGACGCCGCAGGGCGAGCGCTACACCCGCAACGGCGCGCTGGAGATCAATGCGCAGGGTCAGATCGTGACGAGCGACGGCAACCCGGTGCTCGGCGAGGGCGGTCCGATCGCGATCAACGCGCAGGAGACCGGCCTGACCATCGGCGCGGACGGCACCGTCTCCACGAATTTCGGCGTCCGGGGCAAGCTCCGGCTCGTCACCTTCGCCAATCCGCAGCGCCTGACGAGCGAGGGCGGCAATCTCTACGCCTCCATCGCGGCGCCCCGGCCCGCCGGCCTCGAGGCCCGACTTGAACCCGGCGCGCTAGAGCGCTCCAACGTCCGGCCTGTCGTCGAGATGACCCGGCTGATGGACCTGAACCGCACCTACGCGACGGTCTCCAGCATGATCACGCGTCTCGACGACCTCCGGGGCACGGCGATCCGCCGCCTCGCCGACGTCGCCTAA
- the flgG gene encoding flagellar basal-body rod protein FlgG translates to MRALYAAATGMAAQELNVQVISNNIANLRTTGYKRQQPHFQDLLYQNLRRAGSSTSEQNTQLPAGLAVGSGVKTSSTARVMAQGTLTSTEKEYDVAVRGEGFFRVTMPDGRTAYTRDGSFDLSAQGQLVTRDGYLVDPGVTVPNTATSVQISATGAVQATLPGQTAPQQLGQFQLARFVNKVGLESIGDNLFVETAASGPAINGVPGTEGFGNLQQSYLEEANVNAVTEISSLIAAQRAYEMNSKVVTAADQMLSTTSQMFRS, encoded by the coding sequence ATGCGCGCCCTCTACGCCGCCGCCACCGGCATGGCGGCCCAGGAACTCAACGTCCAGGTCATCTCGAACAACATCGCGAACCTGCGCACCACCGGTTACAAGCGCCAGCAACCGCATTTCCAGGACCTGCTCTACCAGAACCTGCGACGCGCCGGCTCCTCGACCTCGGAGCAGAACACCCAGCTGCCGGCCGGCCTCGCGGTGGGCTCCGGCGTGAAGACGAGCTCGACCGCCCGGGTGATGGCCCAGGGCACGCTGACCTCGACCGAGAAGGAATACGACGTCGCGGTGCGCGGCGAGGGCTTCTTCCGCGTCACCATGCCGGACGGCCGCACCGCCTATACCCGCGACGGCTCCTTCGACCTCTCGGCGCAGGGCCAGCTCGTCACCCGCGACGGCTACCTGGTGGATCCGGGCGTTACGGTGCCCAACACCGCGACCTCCGTGCAGATCAGCGCGACCGGCGCCGTGCAGGCGACCCTGCCTGGCCAGACCGCCCCGCAGCAGCTCGGTCAGTTCCAGCTCGCCCGCTTCGTCAACAAGGTCGGCCTCGAATCGATCGGCGACAACCTGTTCGTCGAGACCGCGGCCTCGGGCCCGGCGATCAACGGCGTGCCCGGCACGGAAGGCTTCGGCAACCTCCAGCAATCCTATCTCGAGGAGGCGAACGTCAACGCCGTCACCGAGATCTCGTCGCTGATCGCCGCGCAGCGCGCCTACGAGATGAACTCGAAGGTCGTCACCGCCGCCGACCAGATGCTCTCCACCACCTCGCAGATGTTCCGCAGCTGA
- a CDS encoding ABC transporter permease, whose protein sequence is MNRLVLLALQIGVGLVGLGLWHVFTAYPILGETRQIQFFFSTPGAVLSRAWAEMLTPEIWGHLWITLQETVLAFVLGAAGGIAFGFLFARNALLAAVFDPYIKAANALPRVVLAPIFALWFGLGIWSKVALGFTLVFFIVFFNVYQGVREVSPVVLNNARMLGMSERGLLRHVYWPSALTWMFSSLHTAVGFALVGAVVGEYLGSSAGLGYKIHEAESVFDVTGVFAGMLILTVFVIVIDALVTLIENRLLVWRPQAGGQG, encoded by the coding sequence GTGAACCGCCTCGTGCTCCTCGCGCTCCAGATCGGCGTCGGCCTCGTCGGCCTCGGACTCTGGCACGTCTTCACCGCCTACCCGATCCTCGGCGAGACCCGGCAGATCCAGTTCTTCTTCTCGACGCCGGGGGCCGTGCTCTCGCGCGCCTGGGCCGAGATGCTCACCCCCGAGATCTGGGGCCATCTCTGGATCACCCTGCAGGAGACGGTTCTGGCCTTCGTGCTCGGGGCGGCGGGCGGCATCGCCTTCGGCTTCCTGTTCGCCCGCAACGCGCTGCTCGCGGCAGTGTTCGACCCCTACATCAAGGCGGCCAACGCCCTGCCCCGCGTGGTACTGGCGCCGATCTTCGCGCTCTGGTTCGGCCTCGGCATCTGGTCGAAGGTGGCGCTCGGCTTCACGCTGGTGTTCTTCATCGTGTTCTTCAACGTCTACCAGGGCGTGCGCGAGGTGAGCCCGGTAGTGCTGAACAACGCCCGGATGCTGGGCATGAGCGAGCGCGGCCTGCTGCGCCACGTCTACTGGCCCTCGGCGCTGACCTGGATGTTCTCCTCGCTCCACACGGCCGTGGGTTTCGCACTCGTCGGCGCGGTGGTGGGCGAGTATCTCGGCTCGTCGGCGGGGCTCGGCTACAAGATCCACGAGGCCGAGAGCGTGTTCGACGTCACCGGCGTCTTCGCCGGCATGCTGATCCTCACCGTCTTCGTCATCGTGATCGACGCACTCGTCACGCTGATCGAGAACCGTCTCCTCGTCTGGCGCCCGCAAGCCGGCGGCCAAGGCTGA